In the bacterium genome, GTCAAGGATGAGTCGGGCCGGGTCCTATTCGACACGGACGTGAGCCTGGCCCGTGAGATCGGTGCGGTGGACGTCCTGTTCAACATCGACCGGGTGGTCAACCAGATGGACGTCAGGGGCCTGTACAAGATCGCGCGTCTCGTGACCTTCCAGGACCCCATCGCGGCCCGGGCCATCGTCGACATGGCGGTCTTCGACACCGCCACCGGAACCTCCTTCCGCAAACGCAACCAGTACTTCCTCGATCCCACCGATCAGCAAGCTCGGGAATACGCCTTGCGGCTGGCCGAGGAGGTCTGTGCTGCCGGGTTCGACGAGATCCAGTTCGACTACGTCCGGTTCCCGGACGGCTATCCCGACACGGCCGTCTTCGACCTGGGCGACTCGGAGGACATCCGCATAGGGACGATCACCACCTTCCTGGACCAGGCTGCCGAGCGCCTCCACCCGCTCGGCTGCGTGGTCGGGGCCGACATCTTCGGGTTCATCACCACCGTGATCGGGGATGGGGGGATCGGCCAGGAGTTCACCGCCCTCTCCACCACGGCCGACGTGCTGTCGCCGATGGTCTACCCGAGCCACTACTCGACCGGGTGGTTCGGCTTCGACACGCCCAACGACCACCCGGGCGAGGTGGTGGCCGGAGCGCTCGACGCGGGTCTGAAGCGGCTGGAGGGCCAGTCCATCATCCGCCCCTGGCTCCAGGACTTCTACTACACATCCGACCAGGTGAGGGAGCAGATCGATGCTGCCGAGGCGCGCTCGCTGGGTTGGATGTTGTGGAATGCGGCCAGCATCTTCAACGTGGAAGCCCTCGACCCGGAGACCCCGTGATCCGGACTCCCGACAACGGGGTGGAGAGCCGGCCTGCCGCTCCCACGCTTGCGTTCGACCGGCTCCAGGCCGAGTTGGTCGAGTGCCGGTTGTGCGCCCGTCTGGTGGCCTGGAGGGAGGAGTTGGCGGTGGTGAAGCGGGCCGCCTACGCCGACCATGACTACTGGGCGCGGCCGGTGCCGATGCTGGGTGGTCCCGAGGCCCGGTTGCTGATCATCGGCTTGGCCCCCGGCGCCCATGGATCGAACCGCACCGGGCAGATGTTCACCGGGGACCGATCCGGGGCGTGGCTGTTCCGGACCCTTCACCGGGCCGGCTTCGCCAACCGTCCGGTGGCCGACCACCGGGATGACGGCTTCCGCCTGATCGACGCCGCCATTACCGCGATCGTCAGGTGCGTCCCGCCCCAGAACCGGCCCACCGCGGCCGAGCGGGATGCCTGCGCCCCCTGGATCGAGCAGGAACTCGACCTGTGCCGGCGCGTGCGGGTGGTGGTGGCGCTGGGCGGCATGGCCTTCGACCAGACGCTGCGCATCGGCCGCCGCCGTGGCTGGGAGATCCCGATCCCTAAGCCGCGTTTCTCCCACGGCGTCGAGGTCCACCCCGGTGGGGGAGCCCCCTCGATCATCGGCTGCTACCACCCCTCCCAGCAGAACACCTTCACCGGGAAGCTGACCGAGGCCATGCTGGACGCGGTGTTCACTCGAGCGGCCCACCTGATCGATGGGTAGTTGTGTTGTTCAGATCGGGAGAAGAACGCGAAAATCGCGGCACGCGTGCGCCGCCCGCCGGGCCCTCCCCCTCCGCCACCACCTTGGTCGAGACGCGTTCCGTTAGGCCCCTTGACGGGTGGTCTCGAACGATATGATCCCTCGGCGCGGCCTGGTCGACGTCGGAGCCGGACCGCTGGTAATTACGGTTATCCAACAACATATAGCGGGGTTGTGACAGGTTCAACCCCCTTGTTCGGCTGGAAACAGCCATACCCGGAAGCCACGACCGGTCCGGATCGGGGCGATACGCCGTTATAGAGGTCATAAACCCGACCAACCGACGACTTGAGACACCAGGCGCTCTCTGAGGATCGCCATTGTCGCCGGTATCTTGGCGGTGCGTCCGCCTTGGCCGGTAGAGACCGGATAGATAGCATCGGTTGACCCGTTACCATCCGCCCGCCGGATTCCGGAAGAAGGACCTGTCTCCTTGCCCTCACCCCCGACAACCATGTCCATCGGCGACGAGCCTGCCTGGCTCGCCGGCCTGCGCGACCGTGGTCGCCAGGCCCTGGCGTCCGCCGCCATGCCCGGCCCCAAGGACGAGGACTGGAAGTACGTCGACATCGACTTCGTCCTCGACGACTTCCGTCCGGCCACCGCACCGTCCGGCGGACTGGGTCCCGACGAGTACCTCGAGGCGCTGGGAGAGGCGAGCGGACGCCTGACGATGGTGGACGGCACCGTGGTGGATGTCGAGCCCGGCGAGATCGAGGTTCATCGGACGGTTGACGTGCCGAACGGCCGGCCGGCAAGCCTCTACGGATCGATGGCATCCCCCGAGGTTGACGTGTTCGCGGCCGCCAACCACGCCATGGCGCCGCCCGGAGCGGTGCTGACGATCCCGGCAGGCAGGACGCTGGCGGCGCCGGTGGTCGTGGACGTGCAGGCCGTGACCGCGGGGGCGGTCAGTTTCCCGCACCTGACAGTGGTAGGGGAGCCCGACTCGGAGGCCTCGGTAGTGGTGCTGTACCGCTCGGCGCCGGGTGCCGAACTGCTGGTCTGCCCCATAGTGGAGGCGCTGGCGGATCGCGGCGCCCGCCTGTCCGTCTCGGTCGTCCAGAACCTGTCCGACCCGGCCCGCATGGTGGCGCATCATCAGTACGCAGCCGAACGGGACTCCACCCTGCGGATCGGGGAGGTGGGTCTCGGAGGGGTGTACGCCCGGCAGCGGCTGGGGATCTCCCTGGCCGGGGCGGGATCGTCGGTCCAGATGGGGGGCATCTACTTCGGCGACGGCTCGCAGGTCCTCGACTACCGCATCTACGTCACCCACCGGGGTCCCCGTACCACGTCCGACATCTTCCTCAAGGGCGCTGTCGCCGACAACGCCCGCGCCGTCTGGACCGGACTCATGAGAATCGAGAAAGGGGCCAGGGGAACTTCCGCCTTCGAGACCAACCGCAACCTGGTGCTCTCGGACGGCGCGAAGGTCAACTCGGTCCCGAACCTGGAGATACTCACCGACGACCTCCAGTGCGGCCACGGGTCCTCCTCGGGCCCGCTGGACGAGCAGCAACTCTACTACCTGATGAGCCGCGGGCTTCCCAGGAACCCGGCCGAGCGCCTGCTGGTGAGAGGCTTCTTCAACGAGATACTGTCGGGCTTCGCCGTGCCCGAGCTGGCCGCGCCGTCGCGGCGGGCGGTGGCCGCCAAGTTCGCCGGTGCCCAGCAGCGGGTTGCGTCCTGATGGCCTGGTTGGACGCCGGCGCCGCGGATGCGTTCCCCGAGGGCGGGTCCCGGGTGGACCTGGCCGGTCACGCCCTGGCCCTGTTCCGCATCGGGGACGACTTCTACGTGATCGGAGACATCTGTAGCCACGCCTTCGCATCCCTGTCCGAGGGTGAGCTCTGGGACTACGACGTGGAGTGCCCGCTCCACGGGGCGGAGTTCGACGTCCGGACCGGGATACCCCAGAGCCTGCCGGCCACCCGGCCGGTACCGACCTACGAGGTGAAGCTCGAGCAGGGCCGCGTGATGGTGAAGGTGGATGCGGGCGGGGTCACCGATGGGTAGGACGGCGCTCCGGGTGCGGGAGCTCCGTGCCTCCATCAGCGGGCTCGCCATCCTCAAGGGAGTCGATCTGGACGTTCCGTTCGGTGAGGTTCACGCCATCATGGGTCCCAACGGGTCGGGCAAGTCGACCCTCTGCCACGTCCTGGCCGGTAAGCCCGGCTACGAGGTGTCGGGGGCCGTTGCCGTGGATGGGACCTCGATCGCGGACCTCGACGTTCACGAACGGGCTCAGGCCGGTCTGTTCCAGGCCCTCCAGTATCCGGTGGGGATTCCCGGTCTCGACCTGGCCGTGCTGCTCGAAGAGGCGGCGGTGGCGTTGGGCACCGGTCCGGAGGAGGCCAGGGAGCGGATCGCCACCCAGGCCCGGCGTCTCCGGATGGAACGGTTCCTCGACCGGTCCGTGAACGGGGATCTGTCCGGAGGCGAGAAGAAGCGCTCCGAGGTCTTCCAGCTGGCCGTCCTGGAGCCGCGGGTGATGGTGCTGGACGAGATCGACTCCGGGCTGGACATCGACTCGGTCCGGGAGGTCGCCGCCGCTGTGGAGGAGATGCGGAGCGACGACGTGGCCATCCTGATGATCACCCACTACAGCCGGATCCTCAACTACGTCCGGCCCGACCGGGTGCACATCATGATGGACGGCGCCATCGTCGACTCCGGAGGGCCGGAGCTCGCGGACGAGCTGGAGGCCGGCGGCTACAGGGCGGTGCGGTCCCGCCTGGGCATCGCCGCTCCCAAGACCCCGAGCAGTACCCCCAAGGTGAGCGACTTCTTCACGGACACGCCATTTGATCTCTAGTTCCTGATTACTTGGGATAACACCGACATCCGACCTCCGACGGTCGAGGCGAAAATCCGCCGGCGCGCACCGATTCTCAGGATTCTCTAAGGCTCCTCTCAGGGAAGTCACAGGCCGGGCTTCCATATTTGCACCAGCAGATACGACAGGAAGGAGCCGGAATGCGATTAGCGGTACTCATAGGAGCGGCGGCGCTGGTGGTCGGCGCCGCCGCCGTAGCCCTGGCCCGGGCCGACCCGGCGCCGGCCGGGGAGCCCGGTGAGGACGGCAAGGACAGAACCGGGGAAGGGGCGCCGCCGGACTCCCTGCGACCCCTTCCCCGACAGTGACATCAAGCCGCCGAACCAGGGCAAACCTCAGTTCACCCTGCCTCCGGGCTCGCCTCCTCCCTCCGCCGGGGGCAGGGTGAACCCCACCTCAGCACCGCCATCGGCTGAGTTCCTTGCGAACACCTCTCCTCCGTGGGCGCCGATCAGATGGTCCACTATCGCCAGCCCCAGGCCGGATCCTGGCATCGAACGGGCCTCGACCGACCGGTAGAACCGCCGGAACACGTGGGGCAGATCGTCCTCGGGAATGCCGGGGCCGTCGTCCCGCACGGTGACCGTTCCGTTGTCGAGCACGATCTCCACCCGGCGCGCCGCCCATTTGACACCGTTGTCGACCAGGTTGCTCATGGCCCGCTCCAGCTGGGTCCGGCGTCCGGCCACCACCAGGCTCCCACCCGAGACGGTGACCTCCTTGCCGGGGAGCCGCGCGTAGCGGGAGCGGAGCTCGCGGGCCAGCGCTCCCAGGTCGACCTCCTGGATCGGTTCCGCGGCATGACGCACATCGGAGGTCAGGTCCACCATTTCGGCGGCCAGCTGGGCCAGCTCGTTGGACTCCCGGAGGGCCGCCTCGATCAACTCGTCCCGCTCCTCCTCCTCGAGCCGGTCGTCCTGTCGCCGGAGGACCTCCAGGTTGGTCTTAAGGGCGGTGATCGGCGTCCGGAATTCGTGCCCGGCGTCGGAGACCAGCCGTTGCTGTTCCTGGCGCGACACCCGCAGCGAGTTGAGCATCGACCGGAAGGCGGTCGCCAGGCGCCCGATCTCGGCCGGGGCCGAGATGTCGAGGCGCTCCGCGGCGTACAGGTCCTCGGTGGAGGCGACGTGCTCGGCTGCGTGGGTCAGATCGCTGATCGGGCGCACCGCTCTCGAGGCCATGATCCACCCGGTGATAGCCACCAGCAGGACCCCGATGGCGCCGATGGAGAGGAGTTGTCCGGTCAGGGCCGCCAGGTTGCTCTCCAGCTGGGACTGGTCGGACAGTATCTGGAACGCGACCACCGTGCCCGGATTGTTCTCCCGCAGCAGCACCCGGACCGTGATCATCCGGTACAGGGTGTCGCCGATGCGGATATCCCGGAGGAGCGCGGGCCTGGTGCCGGCGACCACCTCCAGGTCGGCGGCGTCGACAGGCGGACTGACGCCGGCCGGCCCCAACCGGAGCAGGACGGCGCCGGTCTCGTCGAAGGCCTGGACAGAGGCGTCGTTGACGATCCGGGGCAGTATTTCCTCGCGGCGCTCCTCGCCTTCCTCGAAGCCTCCGGTCAGCTCGTGGACCTGGGTGGCCCGCTCCCTCAGGTCCTCGTCCATGGCGCCGCGCAGCCGGCGCTCCACCGAGAGGATGGCCGCCAGGGTGAGGAGGCCGATGGCGAGGGCCGCCACCAGGCCCAGCCCCACCGCCCATCGCCAGCGCAGGCTCATGGCTCCCTTGCCACGTAGCCGACCCCGCGCACGGTGTGGATGAGGCGAGGCTCCCCATCGGCCTCGAGCTTGCGCCTCACGTAGCCGACATAGACCTCCAGGGGGTTCGAGGAGGTCTCGAAGGAGTAGCCCCAGATGCGGTCCATGATCACGTCCCGGGTCAGCACGATCCTGCGGTTGGCGAGGAGGAGTTCCAGCAGGTCGAACTCGGTCTTGGTCAGATGGACCTCGCGGTCCCCTCTGTGGACCTGCCGGGTGGCGGGATCGAGAGTGAGGTCTGCGAGTTGGAGGGCGTGGTCGCCGTCGGAAGCCCCGCTGCGGCGGAGCAGAGCCCTGATCCTGGCCAGCAACTCGTCCAGGGCGAACGGTTTGACCAGGTAGTCGTCGGCGCCGGCGTCCAGGCCTTCCACCCGGTTCGAGACGTCGTGGCGGGCGGTGAGCATCAGGATGGGTGTCCTGTCGCCGAGGGCCCGGAGGTGCCGAGCCATTCCCAGCCCGTCCAGGCGGGGCATCATGACGTCGAGAATGATGGCGTCGACGGGGTGGATGGCCAGTTGTTCGAGCCCCGCCATGCCGTCCCCGGCCGTGACGACCTCGTATCCCTCCAACCTGAGGGCCCGGCGCAGCGACCGGCGGACCTCCTGGTCGTCCTCGACTACGAGAAGCCTTCCACTGCTCACGAGTTCAGGTTAAACGCGCCCTGTGGCATGGCAGGGGTTCGTTTCAGGTGGCGAGCCGGTCGATCCGGGCGGCCAGATCGGTGTCCTTGCGGGTGAGGCCGCCCTCGTCATGGGTGGTCAGCGAGATGGTGACCCGCCGGTAGCGGATGTCGATGTCGGGATGGTGGAAGGCCCGCTCGGCCACCACCCCCACCGAGGCCACGAACCCGATAGCCGAGGCGAAGTCGGCGAGGACGAAGGTCCTGGAGATCGTCTCATCCTGTATCTCCCAGCCAGGATGGGACTCGAGGAAGGCCTGTCTCTCAGATCCGTCCAGAAGCGCCATGCACTCACCATAACCCCATATCCGGTGACGGGCGGGGTACCCTCGCCAGGGCACGCGCCCAGGCTGCGATCCGGGGAGAGGAATGTCGATCCGCCACGATCAGGGAATCGTCCTGCGCGGCTACCCGTTCGGCGAAGCCGACCGCGTAGTGGTCATCATCAGCCCCAATCGTGGCCAGGTGCGGGCGGTCGCCAAGGGGGTCCGGAGGACCAGGAGCCGGTTCGGGGGCCGGCTCGAGCCCCTCACCCACGTCGACCTGGTGCTGTACCAGGGTCGGAACCTGGCGACGATTACCCAGGCGGCGGTGATCGAGGCCTTTCCCAGGCTGCGCCAGGACCTCGACGCGGTGATGGTGGCAGGCACCATGGCGGAGGCGGTGGGCAAGGTGGTGGTCGAGGAGGAGCCCTCCCACCGGATCTTCCTGCTCCTCCTGCGGGGGCTGCGCGCCCTGGAGATGGGCGCCGGCGGCATGGACCTGCTGGCATCCTTCCTGCTCAAGCTGTCGGAGGCCATCGGCCAGGCTCCGGCCCTCGAGCACTGCGCGGCCTGCGGCGCCGCGAACCGCCTCGGCCGGTTCAGCATGGCGGGCGGGGGATTGATCTGCGAACGCTGCGACGCCGGGGGAACCTTCCGGTTGAGGGAAGGCCTGACCGAGCACCTGGCCCGTCTCTCGGCGGCCGACCTGTCCGGCTTCACCACCCCCGACAGCGACCTCGCTCCCGACGCGGTGGGTCTGGTGCGGAGGTTCGTGGAGTACCACATCGAGTCGGGGTTGGGCGGCCTCGCCTTCAGCGTCGGTCGGGGGCCCCGGTGAGCGGGGGATCGGCGGCGGGTTCGGTCGGCCTCGACCTGAGCGGTCTCGACCGGAGCCGGATCCCCGCCCACGTCGGCATCATCATGGATGGAAACGGACGCTGGGCGCTGGCCCGCAACCTGCCACGCACCGGCGGTCACGCAGCCGGCGAGACCGTGCTGTTCGAATGCGTGGAAGGGGCGCTGGAGATCGGCCTGAGCTGGCTCTCCGCCTACACGTTCTCCACCGAGAACTGGACCCGCCACCCGGACGAGGTCTCGTTCCTCATGTGGTTCAACGAGGACATCCTGCTGCGCCGGCTGGACTCCCTGGCGGACCTGGGGGTTCGGATCTGCTTCGCCGGTGACCTGGCCGATCCACGCATTCCCGATCGCAACCGGACGCTGATGCAGGATGCGGAGCAACGCACCGCCTCCAACCGTCGCCTGAGCCTCGTGCTGGCCTTCAACTACGGCGGACGGGCCGAGATCGCCCGAGCGGTCCGGGCGCTGGCGACCGAGGTGTCGGACGGGGAGCGGGAACCCGGCGAGATCACCGAGGACGACATCGCCGAGCGCCTTTACGTTCCCGGGATGCCCGATCCGGACCTGATAGTCCGCACCTCCGGCGAGATGCGGATGTCCAACTTCCTGCTCTGGGGCAGCGCCTATTCCGAGCTGGTCTTCACCGAAACGCTGTGGCCGGAGTTCGGCGCCCAGCACCTGGTGGATGCCGTGGTCGAGTATCAGCGCCGCCGCAGGCGCTTTGGCGGCGCCCTCCCGAACCAGTCTCCCTAGCCTGCCGAGCCGGGGTCTGTCCTCCGGTCCGTACCGCATTCGTCCCTCCCACCCGAGAGGCCCGTTCGGAACGAAGGTCTTGAAAGTGTCACACCTCCGATATACGTTGTCTATCGCCAAGCACCAATACCGGCTGATACGTCTACCGATCGGAACGGCCGGCCGGAGGGAATACGAAGAGGCTCCAATGGGGCGAACCCGCCGTAACCCGGCCCCGACCCGGGTATGGCGCAACACGCCCCAAGCCAAGGACAGGTGGTGGCGGGGGAGGGCCCGGTGCGGAGCACCGCTTTTCGCGAGTTTCGGAACTTGAGGCAGAGGACGCCATATATGACGCCCTGAGCCTCAAGTTCAGCGCCTGCACCATTCTCGATGCACAGGACGTCATCGGCGGTGCCCTGTTCCTCAGGCTCAGAGCGTCATGGGTGGTGCGGTGTTCCTCAGGTTCAGGGCACCGTGTGTGGCGTTCTGATCCTGATGTACGTCCGATGGCCGGAGCTGCCGGGTATGGAGCCGGGGCCGGGTACCATCGTCCCGGTCCCGTACCCTCCCCGGTTGAGTCCTGATGACCGCTCCCAGCTTCGAGACGATCGTGAACCTCGCCACCAAGCGCGGCTTCGTCTTCAGAGCATCGGAGATCTACGGCGGTCTCCGGTCGGCCTACGACTACGGGCCTCTCGGCGTGGCGCTGCTCCGCAACGTGAAGGAGGCGTGGTGGCGGTCGATGGTGCAGCTGCGCGACGACGTGGTCGGGCTCGATTCGGCGATCATCCAGTCGCCCCAGGTCTGGGAGGCCTCCGGGCACGTGGGCCAGTTCAACGACCCTCTCGTGGAGTGTGTCTCCTGCCATGCCCGCCACCGGTTCGACCGGCTGGAGAGCCCGGACCGGTGTCCCACCTGCGGCGCCCGCGACACCTTCACGGATGCCCGCGACTTCAACCTGATGTTCAGGACCCATATGGGCCCGGTCGCTTCCGACTCCAACCTCGTATACCTGCGTCCCGAGACCGCCCAGGGCATCTTCACCAACTTCGAGAACGTGCGGCGGGTATCCCGGCTCAAGCTCCCGTTCGGGATCGCCCAGGTCGGCAAGTCGTTTCGCAACGAGATCACGCCAGGACAGTTCGTCTTCCGCACCCGGGAGTTCGAGCAGATGGAGATGGAGTTCTTCACCCATCCCGATCACGCCGACGGCTGGTTCGAATACTGGGTGGAGGAGAGGCATCAGTGGTACCTGGACCTGGGCATGAAACCCGACAACATCAAGCTGCGCAGCCACACCGAGGACGAGTTGGCCCACTACGCGGTCGCCACCTACGACGTGGATTACCGGTTCCCATGGGGATGGGACGAGCTGGAGGGTATCGCCAACCGGACCGATTTCGATCTGCGCCAGCATACGAAGGCCTCGGGTAAGGACCTGCGCTACTTCGACCAGGCGGCCGGTGAGCGCTTCTTCCCGTACGTGATCGAGCCGGCGGCCGGCGCCACCCGCGCGGCCTTCGCCTTCCTGATCGACGCCTACCACCAGGAGACGGTGCGCGATGCCCCCCGCACGGTGCTGAGGCTCGACGCCCGCCTCGCTCCGATCAAGGTGGCGGTGCTGCCGCTCTCGAAGAAGCCCGACCTGGTGGAGGTGACGGAGCAGGTGGCCGGCGTTCTACGTCGCTCCTGGGATATCGAGGTCGATGTCACCCAGGCGATCGGGAGGCGCTACCGCCGCCAGGACGAGATCGGGACGCCCTACTGCGTTACGGTCGACTTCGACACGCTGGATGACGGAGCGGTTACGGTCCGGGACCGGGACACGATGGCACAGGACCGGGTCGGGATTGGGCAGCTCCACGGCTACCTGGACGAGCGCCTCGGCGCCGGATAGGAGGGGCAATGCGGATGGCTCGGCGGATCGGTCTCGCGCTGGCGGCGATAGTGGTGTTGGTTCTGGGCGCCGCGGCCTACGTGTGGTTCTCGGGCGGCAGCGGCGAGCCCAGCACCGAGGTGACGGCTCCCCCCATCACCTCTCCGCCTACGACCGCCCCCGCTACCACCGCCCCCTCCACCACAACGGCGACATCCGTCCCGGCGACCACCACCGTGGCCACTACGGCGGCCCCGGCGGATGCCGAGACCACCGAGCCGGCTGACGCCGCGGGCGCACCCGCCGTCCTCTACCGGATCGACAAGGCGGAGTCCTCGGTCAGCTTCGAGATCGACGAGATCCTCAACGGCAACCCGTTCCGGGTGGTGGGGGTCACCACCGAAGTGGCGGGCGAGGTCCTGATCGACTTCGACGAGCCGGCTGCCTCGCAGCTGGGGACGATCGTGATCAACGTCCGCACCCTGGCCACCGACTCCGGCTTCCGGGACAGGGCCATCCGGGGGCCAATCCTCGGATCCTCCCGCGACGAGAACGAGTTCGCCACGTTCGAGCCGACAGACATCGAGGGGCTCCCGGACAGCGTGACGGTGGGCGATCAGGTGCCGCTCCGCATCACGGGCACGTTCACCCTGAGCGGCGAGGCCCGGCCCGTGACCTTCGACACAGAAGTGACGGTGGTATCCGATGAAAGGGTCGAGGTGACCGGTACCGCCACGGTAATGCGATCCGACTTCGGCCTGACCATCCCGGACATTCCCAGCGTGAGCGACGTGGCGGACGAGATACTGCTCGTGATCGATCTGGTGGCCGTCGCGGCAGGCGTCTGAGCCCCGGGCGCCGGCTCGGAGACGTACACTCGCAACGTATGGCATCCGATCGCGACGACCTGGAGCGCATCCGCCAAGCGGTCAACCTGGTCGAGCTGTTCGAGGGAGTGACCACTGTCAGGAAGGTCCGGGGCAGCTTCAAGGCCCTGTGTCCCTTCCATTCGGAGAAGACCCCCTCATTGTCGATCGACCCGGCCCGCGGCCTCTACCACTGCTTCGGCTGCGGTGTGGGCGGAGACATCTTCACCTTCATCCAGGAGACCCAGGGGCTGTCGTTCGTGGAGGCGATGGAGATGCTGGCGGATCGGGCCGGCATCGTCATCCGGCGCGACCCCCGGGCGGTGGAGCGCCGCGAGAGCCGCTCCCGGCTGGTAGAAGCGGTGGCCGAGGCGGGCCGTTACTACCGGGACCGCCTCAGGTCCGCCCCAGATGCCGGGCACGCCCGGTCCTACGTGAGGGGACGCAACTACGGGATCGACGTGGTGGATCAGTTCGAGCTCGGCTACGCGCCCGACCAACCCGACGCCCTGATCTCCCACCTGCGCGGCCAGGGGCACAAGGACACCGACATCCTGGCGGCCGGCCTGGCGAGAAGGGTGGCGAGGGGCCGGCTCGTGGACCAGATGAGGGGCCGGCTGTTGTTCCCGATCCACAACGTGCGCGGGGAGATGGTCGGGTTCGGAGCCCGCCTCCTGCGCGGCGAGGGGCCCAAGTACCTGAACACCCCGGAAACCCCGCTCTACAAGAAGAGCGAGCTCCTGTACGGCCTGGACAAGGCCCGGTCGGCGATCAGCAGGGAGGACTTGGGGGTGGTGGTCGAGGGGTACACGGATGTCATCGCCTTCCACCTGGCCGATCTGCCCCTGGCGGTGGCGACCTGCGGGACGGCGCTCGGTGAGGCCCACTTCGACCTGCTCCGCCGCTTCTCGAGCCGCATCGTGCTGGCCTTCGACGCCGACGCGGCGGGCGCCGGCGCCGCCGTGCGCGGGGACGATCTGCGCATCACCTCCGAGCTGGGTCTCGACCTGCGGGTGGCAATGATGCCCGAGGGCCGGGACCCAGCCGACCTGGTGTTCGAGGACAAGGGGGACCTGCTCCGGGAAGCGGTCGACGGATCGGCGCCGATCACCGAGTTCCGGCTCAACCGGCTGCTCGCGCAGTACAACCTGGGGGAGAGAGAGGCGCGCACCCGGGCGATGAGGGAGGCGGCGGAGCTGATCGCCCGCCATCCTGACGAGGCGGCCCGCTACCAGCACGCCCTGTACGTGGCCGGGCGCACCCACATGAGCATCGATCTCGTCCAGGCGGAGATCCAGAGGAATGCCGCCACCGGCAGGGGAGGCCGGGCGCAGGGCCGTCCTAGAGCGGCCGGACGGCCCGCTGCGCCCCGGCCCGCCGCATCCCGTGCGATGGATCGGTCGGAGCGGGACCTGCTCCGCCACCTCATGGCGGGGACTGCGGAGCGCGACCGGGTCAGCCCCGACCTGTTTGAGCACGATCAGGCCGCCGTCCTGGCTCGCTGGTTGCTCGAGGAGGGAAGGCACCTTGACATGGGGGTTCCGGTGCCGCTGGACGGCCTCAAGGATCAGGCCATGTCGGCGATGGCCCGCCGGCTGGCGGTCATGGGCACGCCGCTGCTCCCGTTCCAGGATGTCATGTCACATCTCGAAGGACGGGCGGTGGGGCACCGTAAGGACGAGCTTCTGGTGATATTGGAAGGAATCGATCAAACAAGAGACCCGGAAGCCTATTCACAAGCCCTTGCAGAACTGATAGCGTTACAGGAAAGGGGATCCTGACGCGGCTTAAGGAGTAGGTTTGG is a window encoding:
- the dnaG gene encoding DNA primase; translated protein: MASDRDDLERIRQAVNLVELFEGVTTVRKVRGSFKALCPFHSEKTPSLSIDPARGLYHCFGCGVGGDIFTFIQETQGLSFVEAMEMLADRAGIVIRRDPRAVERRESRSRLVEAVAEAGRYYRDRLRSAPDAGHARSYVRGRNYGIDVVDQFELGYAPDQPDALISHLRGQGHKDTDILAAGLARRVARGRLVDQMRGRLLFPIHNVRGEMVGFGARLLRGEGPKYLNTPETPLYKKSELLYGLDKARSAISREDLGVVVEGYTDVIAFHLADLPLAVATCGTALGEAHFDLLRRFSSRIVLAFDADAAGAGAAVRGDDLRITSELGLDLRVAMMPEGRDPADLVFEDKGDLLREAVDGSAPITEFRLNRLLAQYNLGEREARTRAMREAAELIARHPDEAARYQHALYVAGRTHMSIDLVQAEIQRNAATGRGGRAQGRPRAAGRPAAPRPAASRAMDRSERDLLRHLMAGTAERDRVSPDLFEHDQAAVLARWLLEEGRHLDMGVPVPLDGLKDQAMSAMARRLAVMGTPLLPFQDVMSHLEGRAVGHRKDELLVILEGIDQTRDPEAYSQALAELIALQERGS
- the uppS gene encoding polyprenyl diphosphate synthase; the protein is MSGGSAAGSVGLDLSGLDRSRIPAHVGIIMDGNGRWALARNLPRTGGHAAGETVLFECVEGALEIGLSWLSAYTFSTENWTRHPDEVSFLMWFNEDILLRRLDSLADLGVRICFAGDLADPRIPDRNRTLMQDAEQRTASNRRLSLVLAFNYGGRAEIARAVRALATEVSDGEREPGEITEDDIAERLYVPGMPDPDLIVRTSGEMRMSNFLLWGSAYSELVFTETLWPEFGAQHLVDAVVEYQRRRRRFGGALPNQSP
- a CDS encoding YceI family protein; translation: MRMARRIGLALAAIVVLVLGAAAYVWFSGGSGEPSTEVTAPPITSPPTTAPATTAPSTTTATSVPATTTVATTAAPADAETTEPADAAGAPAVLYRIDKAESSVSFEIDEILNGNPFRVVGVTTEVAGEVLIDFDEPAASQLGTIVINVRTLATDSGFRDRAIRGPILGSSRDENEFATFEPTDIEGLPDSVTVGDQVPLRITGTFTLSGEARPVTFDTEVTVVSDERVEVTGTATVMRSDFGLTIPDIPSVSDVADEILLVIDLVAVAAGV
- a CDS encoding glycine--tRNA ligase codes for the protein MTAPSFETIVNLATKRGFVFRASEIYGGLRSAYDYGPLGVALLRNVKEAWWRSMVQLRDDVVGLDSAIIQSPQVWEASGHVGQFNDPLVECVSCHARHRFDRLESPDRCPTCGARDTFTDARDFNLMFRTHMGPVASDSNLVYLRPETAQGIFTNFENVRRVSRLKLPFGIAQVGKSFRNEITPGQFVFRTREFEQMEMEFFTHPDHADGWFEYWVEERHQWYLDLGMKPDNIKLRSHTEDELAHYAVATYDVDYRFPWGWDELEGIANRTDFDLRQHTKASGKDLRYFDQAAGERFFPYVIEPAAGATRAAFAFLIDAYHQETVRDAPRTVLRLDARLAPIKVAVLPLSKKPDLVEVTEQVAGVLRRSWDIEVDVTQAIGRRYRRQDEIGTPYCVTVDFDTLDDGAVTVRDRDTMAQDRVGIGQLHGYLDERLGAG